A window of Ignavibacterium sp. contains these coding sequences:
- a CDS encoding PorV/PorQ family protein, translated as MRFKYYIITLILILLCKDINAQLFPVLGGQRAGISTAQFLKIGVGGRASALGDAFVAIANDASALYWNPAGLTQFNQNQVFFSHNKWVVDINHDFLGAVYHLDETNSFGIALTALTMQDMPVTTEFAPFGTGEYFGFSDIAVAVSYSRKMTDKFSFGGTVRYIEETLDKLKMRGVMIDLGTYYWTGLGSTRFAVAVTNFGSNLAPDGKVVLVGKREVSSWQDFAPPTVFRIGFAFEPYEDEQHKVTTSFQLNHPNDNSENLSTGVEYVWNNMLFIRAGYKFNVDEQNYSFGAGINVPLDIANFTLDYAFSNFSRLGSAHRFSILLGL; from the coding sequence ATGAGATTTAAGTATTACATCATAACTTTAATTTTGATTTTATTATGTAAGGATATCAATGCACAATTATTTCCAGTGCTTGGAGGTCAGCGTGCGGGCATTTCAACAGCTCAGTTTCTTAAAATAGGAGTTGGAGGAAGAGCATCTGCATTGGGTGATGCATTCGTTGCTATTGCTAATGATGCATCAGCTTTGTATTGGAATCCGGCTGGTTTAACTCAGTTTAACCAAAACCAGGTTTTCTTCTCACATAATAAATGGGTTGTTGATATAAATCATGATTTTCTTGGTGCAGTCTATCATCTTGATGAAACCAATTCTTTCGGTATTGCTCTCACTGCTTTAACAATGCAGGATATGCCAGTAACTACTGAGTTTGCACCATTCGGAACTGGTGAATATTTTGGTTTCAGTGATATTGCAGTTGCAGTTTCATACTCAAGAAAGATGACAGACAAATTCAGTTTTGGCGGAACTGTACGATATATTGAAGAAACTCTCGACAAACTTAAAATGCGTGGTGTAATGATTGACCTAGGTACATATTATTGGACCGGACTTGGATCAACCAGATTTGCAGTAGCTGTTACCAACTTCGGAAGTAATTTAGCTCCTGACGGCAAAGTTGTATTAGTCGGAAAAAGGGAAGTTTCATCCTGGCAGGATTTTGCACCACCAACAGTATTCAGAATAGGTTTTGCATTTGAACCTTATGAAGATGAACAACATAAAGTTACAACATCATTTCAGCTGAATCATCCAAACGACAACAGTGAAAATCTTTCCACCGGAGTTGAGTATGTATGGAACAACATGCTTTTCATTCGTGCGGGTTATAAGTTTAATGTAGATGAACAGAATTATTCTTTCGGTGCAGGAATAAATGTACCACTCGATATTGCAAACTTTACTCTTGATTACGCATTCTCAAATTTCTCAAGACTTGGATCAGCACATAGATTTTCAATTTTATTAGGCTTATGA
- a CDS encoding fibronectin type III domain-containing protein has product MKKTLLTIIILLQSVLLISCYDELIDAPVGNKPPDTFISVFTDSTITKQPSSVKLYWWGDDSDGLIIGYFISIDGINWTFTSKNDSLISFTLLGSDTTYLFRVAAVDNSGNGIYDNQLVSGNINFGPEPFTDLNNNGKWDNNEPFIDCGAIDSEPATLLLPLKNSAPIIKFLVDKNDNTILIPDTTFPVASFGWTITDLDGDNTISKVFIALNDTSQKIQLPASTRFVTIKVEPPYNSDIVDCDVYLGTSITTPYHTKLPGLKLNDLNKFYVYCEDIAGSVSQLLSMPSENSSLIWYVKKPAGDILIIDDYATNDNAASFYYQIADSLNLSSRVDVWDIKLGKTSTTPAKLLPKFISPQFTETLKLFKAVYWYTDNDPTLEPAQISVREYIISGGKIFFSMIFPQQFDPRGLSDFLPVDSLSPAPISFIPRNTLINPADDGITLNYPLLSIDDSTVPVARIRTYYPNPFAAKTLYKLALSGEPIIGFKTSDSKLIYMGIPLHRANGNPFNIKNLFDKVFFEEFGLQR; this is encoded by the coding sequence ATGAAAAAAACTTTACTAACTATTATAATTCTTCTTCAATCAGTCCTTCTGATTTCTTGTTACGATGAACTGATTGATGCACCGGTTGGAAATAAACCTCCAGATACTTTTATCTCCGTTTTTACTGACAGTACTATAACAAAACAACCGAGCAGTGTTAAGTTATATTGGTGGGGAGATGATTCTGATGGTTTGATAATTGGTTATTTCATTTCTATTGACGGTATAAACTGGACATTCACATCAAAAAATGATTCACTTATTTCATTTACTCTTTTAGGTTCTGATACAACATATCTTTTCAGAGTTGCTGCAGTTGATAATTCTGGCAATGGTATTTATGATAATCAATTAGTTTCGGGCAATATCAATTTCGGACCGGAACCTTTCACCGATCTCAACAATAATGGAAAATGGGATAATAATGAGCCGTTTATTGATTGTGGAGCAATTGACTCAGAACCTGCAACATTACTTCTGCCGCTTAAGAATTCGGCTCCAATAATCAAATTTCTTGTTGATAAAAATGATAATACGATTTTAATTCCCGATACAACTTTTCCTGTTGCTTCTTTTGGTTGGACAATAACTGATCTTGATGGAGATAACACAATCAGTAAAGTTTTCATTGCATTGAATGATACATCGCAGAAAATTCAATTGCCGGCATCAACACGATTTGTAACTATTAAAGTTGAACCTCCTTATAACTCGGATATCGTAGATTGTGATGTTTATCTCGGAACTTCTATCACAACTCCATATCACACAAAATTGCCGGGCTTAAAATTAAATGACCTGAATAAATTCTATGTCTATTGTGAAGATATTGCAGGCAGCGTAAGTCAGTTATTATCAATGCCATCAGAAAACAGCAGTCTAATTTGGTATGTTAAAAAACCAGCCGGAGATATTCTTATAATTGATGATTATGCCACCAACGATAATGCTGCTTCATTTTACTATCAGATTGCAGATAGTCTTAATTTATCATCTAGAGTTGATGTTTGGGATATCAAACTTGGTAAAACATCTACAACTCCAGCTAAACTTTTACCAAAATTTATTTCACCACAGTTCACTGAAACCTTAAAACTTTTCAAAGCTGTTTATTGGTACACTGATAATGATCCGACACTTGAACCAGCACAAATTTCTGTAAGAGAATATATCATCAGTGGTGGAAAAATATTTTTCTCAATGATATTTCCTCAGCAATTTGATCCAAGAGGATTAAGTGACTTTTTACCTGTTGATAGTTTAAGTCCTGCTCCGATTAGTTTTATTCCGAGGAATACTTTAATCAATCCTGCAGATGATGGAATCACCCTAAACTATCCATTACTTTCGATTGATGACAGCACGGTTCCTGTTGCACGCATTAGAACTTATTATCCAAATCCTTTTGCTGCAAAAACTCTTTACAAGTTAGCTTTAAGTGGTGAACCGATAATCGGATTCAAAACATCTGATTCTAAATTAATTTATATGGGGATTCCTCTGCATCGTGCTAATGGAAATCCGTTTAATATTAAAAATTTATTCGATAAAGTATTTTTTGAAGAATTCGGACTTCAAAGATGA
- a CDS encoding TonB-dependent receptor, with the protein MIKHITFLILLVSLTVYPQGTGSISGTIKDKANGEPLPGVNVVLKGTYYGAATDINGKYTIQSINPGTYIVEVSLIGYKTVQFTGVQIAAGQNKKIDVELEETVLTLGQDVVVVGEKPLLDVEETQSKKTISKEDIEIAIIENITDLVSQQAGVIKSDNAIHIRGGRSYENAFLLDGVSVQDPLAGTGFGLQLSSSALEEVEVITGGYNAEFGQATSGVVNVRTREGGNKYHGYLSYKRDNFGNKSSYHVFNIDITEANLSGPEPITTYILPAIGVNIPGELTFFGNFYAGFSDGITQGYFKGKAKQLYSSTFYGTRFAPRSENSWFWMGKLTYKYSPTLKFNYSFNQSVNINQNSQSLQSNLEYVEPSPGYQYEFQYILDNANTFTHNNKYHTFTITHTLNTKTFYELKFSNYYTNLRADANGKMWYEYQEPKDITNFPIEYYNIDRDTIGVIPGDGFWDLGNPFTWRDHFLQEFSVRGDLTSFFDEKNKFKAGFSMQFQEMQVIDIYKPWIGELGLNNDLYKVYPALGSLYAQDNINFSGMILNFGLRFDYWFPGKYVDDAVENPEVVTIPDETRDRYRSNSFKWFGNRRFKARLSPRLGISHPVSDNQTLFFSYGHFSKWPKPQFVYAKLSPANAKSSFQRFGNPNLNPETTVAYELGLRTQFTNDDVLTITAYYKDIFDYVSTRTAQISSARFATQRFITYVNTDYARSRGIEFEFKKRIGKWFNGNAQFAYSIVTGKSSSADEGVLVLTGDLDESIKEEYVSWDRPINASISTSFYVEKGSPLFGFLPGILDDYNIYLRFFYQSGKRYTPAVFTGAYQTDGRPIYEFVRRERNSKLGDDWFWIDLNFEKYFVIDNLKFSFFIEVNNILDQKNSAIINPVTGKAYEYGDPVPSSWNDPKYPDLQAPINPYPFNPARYLTRRNVKFGVSFRF; encoded by the coding sequence ATGATTAAACATATTACATTTTTAATATTACTTGTATCATTAACAGTCTATCCGCAAGGCACAGGCAGTATTTCCGGAACAATTAAAGATAAAGCTAATGGTGAACCGCTACCTGGTGTTAATGTAGTTTTGAAAGGAACTTATTACGGTGCAGCGACTGATATAAACGGAAAATATACTATCCAATCAATCAATCCCGGAACATATATAGTTGAAGTTTCTTTAATTGGATATAAAACAGTTCAGTTTACAGGTGTGCAGATTGCAGCAGGTCAGAATAAAAAAATTGATGTTGAACTTGAGGAAACAGTCTTAACACTTGGTCAGGATGTAGTAGTTGTTGGAGAAAAACCTTTACTTGATGTTGAAGAAACTCAGAGCAAAAAGACTATTTCAAAAGAAGATATTGAAATTGCTATTATTGAGAATATTACTGATTTGGTTAGTCAACAAGCTGGTGTTATCAAATCCGACAATGCAATTCATATTCGTGGTGGCAGGTCTTATGAAAATGCATTTTTACTCGATGGAGTTTCAGTTCAGGATCCATTAGCAGGAACTGGTTTTGGTTTACAACTTTCTTCAAGTGCTTTGGAAGAAGTTGAAGTAATAACCGGTGGATATAATGCTGAATTTGGTCAGGCAACTTCTGGTGTTGTGAATGTCAGAACAAGAGAGGGTGGTAATAAATATCATGGTTATCTTTCTTATAAGCGAGATAATTTTGGCAATAAATCATCTTATCATGTTTTCAATATTGACATCACTGAGGCAAATCTTAGTGGACCTGAACCAATCACAACATACATACTTCCGGCAATTGGAGTTAATATTCCGGGTGAGTTAACTTTTTTCGGAAATTTTTATGCTGGCTTTAGTGATGGAATAACCCAGGGTTACTTTAAAGGTAAAGCAAAGCAACTTTATTCATCTACATTTTACGGTACTCGCTTTGCACCTCGCTCTGAAAACAGTTGGTTCTGGATGGGAAAACTGACTTATAAATATTCACCTACATTAAAGTTTAATTATTCCTTTAATCAGTCGGTTAATATTAATCAGAATTCTCAATCGCTTCAATCAAATCTTGAATATGTAGAGCCAAGTCCGGGTTATCAATACGAGTTTCAATACATTCTGGATAATGCAAATACTTTTACACATAATAATAAGTATCATACATTTACAATCACGCATACCTTAAATACAAAAACATTTTATGAGTTAAAGTTCAGTAATTACTATACAAATCTTCGTGCCGATGCAAATGGCAAGATGTGGTATGAATATCAGGAACCAAAAGATATCACGAACTTTCCAATAGAATATTACAACATTGATCGGGATACAATTGGTGTTATTCCCGGTGATGGATTCTGGGATTTGGGTAATCCATTTACCTGGCGTGATCACTTTCTTCAGGAGTTTTCTGTTCGTGGTGATTTAACAAGTTTCTTCGATGAAAAAAATAAATTTAAAGCCGGTTTTAGTATGCAATTTCAGGAAATGCAGGTTATTGATATATACAAACCCTGGATTGGTGAACTTGGTTTGAATAACGATTTATACAAAGTTTATCCCGCACTTGGTTCTCTTTATGCTCAGGATAATATTAATTTCAGCGGAATGATTTTGAATTTTGGTTTGCGTTTCGATTATTGGTTTCCCGGAAAATATGTTGACGATGCAGTTGAAAATCCTGAAGTTGTTACCATTCCGGATGAAACACGAGATAGGTACAGATCTAATTCATTTAAGTGGTTTGGTAACAGAAGATTTAAAGCAAGATTAAGTCCGAGACTTGGAATTTCACATCCGGTATCAGATAATCAAACATTATTCTTTTCTTATGGACACTTCAGTAAATGGCCTAAACCACAATTTGTTTATGCGAAATTAAGTCCTGCAAACGCAAAATCATCTTTCCAGAGATTTGGAAATCCAAACCTAAATCCTGAAACCACTGTAGCTTATGAACTTGGTTTGCGAACTCAATTTACAAATGACGATGTGCTTACAATTACAGCTTATTACAAAGATATATTTGATTATGTAAGCACAAGAACTGCACAGATTTCTTCAGCACGATTTGCAACTCAGCGATTCATCACTTATGTAAATACTGATTATGCTCGTTCCAGAGGTATTGAATTTGAATTCAAAAAGAGAATAGGCAAATGGTTCAACGGAAACGCTCAGTTTGCATATTCTATTGTAACCGGAAAAAGCTCAAGTGCAGACGAAGGTGTTCTGGTTTTAACTGGTGATTTAGATGAATCTATTAAAGAAGAATATGTTAGCTGGGATAGACCTATCAACGCTTCTATCTCAACAAGTTTTTATGTTGAAAAGGGAAGTCCACTCTTTGGATTTCTTCCGGGAATACTTGATGATTACAATATCTATTTAAGATTCTTCTATCAATCAGGCAAAAGATATACACCTGCAGTTTTCACTGGTGCATATCAAACTGATGGCAGACCTATTTATGAATTTGTGAGAAGAGAAAGAAATTCAAAGCTGGGAGATGATTGGTTCTGGATAGATTTAAACTTCGAAAAATATTTTGTTATCGATAACCTGAAATTTTCATTCTTCATAGAAGTGAATAATATTCTTGACCAGAAAAATTCTGCAATCATTAATCCTGTTACCGGAAAAGCTTATGAATACGGTGATCCGGTACCTTCAAGCTGGAATGATCCGAAATATCCGGATTTGCAGGCACCGATTAATCCGTATCCATTTAATCCGGCAAGATATTTAACAAGAAGAAATGTAAAGTTTGGAGTTAGTTTCAGGTTTTAA
- a CDS encoding T9SS type A sorting domain-containing protein, translating into MKTKLLFILILVSGSLIFAQNYPNISIRDIQFLPNDSLSAGRDGSLHVGDTVQVTGVVMVSPVVDPTFDRRPIMWAGSRWQTYLRDTNFTFTEWAGLNIIQNDTSAAAQGTLMDLLDTAQVVTITGVVAEFGQQTQLNVLTNPLTPIQFHGVKPSRGEPLEITIADLNTGTPPVGNLLTGEKYEGMYVIIRNVITSDRNTSTGTFAINDGQGNQIFIHDQSGYFTRRNHQLRTFDPPIDGTTIQYIRGVVGHFNNPSRYVLRPMYPDDLLIGQSPPSITNIRRNIDLVGPNDAVTITATITDIDQGGDVTEAKVRYRINGGNLSELNMVEGLNNLWSATIPAVGLDSALVDFYVWAKDNDGMISINPADTVRNKYFYLVLNRPVTIYDVQYSPFGSGFSAYNNYRVTVSGVVTADTSDLQGDGNQVSRRVYMQDGVGPWRGIWIGGLAADPLQRGQNVTVSGLIRESNSNTFIDSITSVVVNSTSNPLPDFVTVSTADIGTLPNGTISAEQYEGVLIKYLNVTVTDDNADGNPGPNGGGNSNFGEILVADNSGINTRVELQEGNHEYHNLWVAGLDTVPGNIRVLQNSTFEELRGILFYSFGNYKLVPRKSDDFVGYVSDVNDNAIMSVNQYKLEQNYPNPFNPITTIQYNIPKEGFVQIKVFNILGQEVMTLVNMNQVPGNYKVIFDASSLSSGVYLYQINVNDFQLTKKMILMK; encoded by the coding sequence ATGAAAACAAAATTATTATTCATTCTGATTCTGGTTTCGGGTTCTCTGATCTTTGCCCAGAATTATCCGAACATCAGTATTCGAGATATACAATTTCTTCCGAATGATTCATTATCTGCAGGCAGAGATGGTTCTTTGCATGTTGGAGATACTGTGCAGGTTACCGGTGTTGTAATGGTTTCACCGGTTGTTGATCCAACTTTCGACAGAAGACCGATTATGTGGGCAGGTTCGAGATGGCAGACTTATCTGCGAGATACAAATTTCACTTTTACCGAATGGGCAGGATTAAATATTATACAAAATGATACTAGTGCTGCTGCTCAGGGAACTTTGATGGATCTTCTGGATACTGCTCAGGTAGTAACGATAACTGGTGTGGTAGCGGAATTTGGCCAACAAACGCAATTAAATGTTCTTACTAATCCTTTAACACCGATTCAGTTTCATGGTGTTAAACCAAGCAGAGGCGAACCTCTTGAAATTACAATTGCAGATTTGAATACAGGAACACCTCCTGTAGGAAATTTATTGACCGGCGAAAAATATGAAGGAATGTATGTGATAATAAGAAATGTTATCACATCTGACAGAAACACATCTACCGGTACTTTTGCAATTAATGACGGACAGGGAAATCAGATATTCATTCATGATCAATCGGGCTATTTTACAAGAAGAAATCATCAACTTAGAACTTTTGATCCTCCGATTGATGGAACAACTATTCAATATATCAGAGGAGTTGTAGGTCATTTCAATAATCCTTCAAGATATGTCCTTCGCCCAATGTACCCTGATGATTTGTTGATTGGTCAATCACCTCCATCAATAACAAATATCAGAAGAAATATTGATTTGGTTGGACCAAATGATGCTGTAACCATCACAGCAACAATTACTGATATTGATCAAGGTGGAGATGTTACAGAAGCAAAAGTCAGATACAGAATTAATGGTGGAAATTTAAGCGAGCTTAATATGGTCGAAGGCTTAAATAATCTTTGGTCTGCAACAATTCCGGCAGTGGGATTGGATTCAGCATTAGTAGATTTTTATGTCTGGGCAAAAGATAACGATGGAATGATTTCAATAAATCCTGCTGATACAGTAAGAAACAAATATTTCTATTTAGTTCTTAACAGACCTGTTACCATTTATGATGTTCAATACAGTCCTTTTGGAAGCGGCTTCAGCGCTTATAATAATTACAGAGTAACAGTCTCAGGTGTTGTAACAGCAGATACTTCTGATTTACAGGGAGACGGAAATCAGGTTAGCCGAAGAGTTTATATGCAGGATGGAGTTGGTCCGTGGCGTGGAATCTGGATTGGTGGTCTTGCTGCTGATCCGTTGCAAAGAGGACAAAATGTAACTGTTAGCGGTTTAATCAGAGAAAGTAACAGCAATACATTTATCGATAGTATTACATCTGTTGTTGTAAATTCAACCAGCAATCCTTTACCGGATTTCGTTACTGTTTCCACTGCTGACATTGGAACATTGCCAAATGGAACTATTTCCGCTGAACAGTATGAGGGTGTCTTGATAAAATATCTTAATGTAACAGTAACAGATGATAATGCAGATGGAAATCCAGGTCCAAATGGTGGCGGAAACAGCAACTTTGGTGAAATACTCGTTGCAGATAATTCCGGAATTAATACCAGAGTTGAACTTCAGGAAGGAAATCACGAATATCATAATCTTTGGGTTGCAGGGTTAGATACAGTTCCAGGAAATATACGTGTATTGCAGAACAGTACATTTGAAGAATTAAGAGGTATTCTTTTCTACTCATTTGGAAATTATAAATTGGTTCCAAGAAAATCTGATGACTTTGTTGGATATGTATCCGATGTTAATGATAATGCAATAATGTCTGTTAACCAATATAAATTAGAACAGAACTATCCTAATCCATTTAATCCGATTACTACTATTCAATACAATATTCCGAAGGAAGGTTTTGTCCAGATTAAAGTATTTAATATACTCGGACAGGAAGTAATGACTCTTGTTAATATGAATCAGGTACCCGGAAATTATAAAGTTATATTCGATGCTTCTTCTTTATCATCAGGTGTTTATTTGTATCAAATTAATGTGAATGATTTTCAGCTGACTAAGAAAATGATTCTGATGAAATAA